GTGTATTAAATAGTGTTTTACTTGTTATTGAAATATGAATTTAAATGTGATCCTCTGATTAAAGATGAGGTTAGGTGAACTTACACTGAACGTCCACAGACACAGAAGAAGAGTTGAGACGTCCATATTTATTCTCAGCCTCACAGTAGtattctcctctgtcctcagagATGATGTTAGTGATGCTGTAACTCTGTCCTGATGCTTTTGGTGAGGTTACGTTCTTCTTGTACCAGGTGTATTTGTCCACAGGTGGGTTGGCatcactgctgcaggtcagagtcactgaactgccctccactatttcaccagagggactgactgacactgagGTGCTCTTTGGTTTATCTGATGTAAAGGAGAATTTGTCAGAGGGATATGACTAGTATATTTACCACAGTAGTATATTTACAAATTAAATGTCATGTCAAAAATAAATTATCTGTTTAGTTAGAGAACTATCTAAAACTCTAACTTACACAAAATGTTAACAAATACTCATTTGGAGATGCTTTAGGACTATTTCATTTAGTTATAATTGTTTTGCTACCTTCTCATTCAAACACTGAGCTGTACTTTACTCACACTTCACATCCATGTTTATGGTCCTAGACCTGTCTGTCCCCATCTCATTCTGGGACACACAGTAGTACTCTCCAGTGTCAGATGACTGGATTTGATTGAAGACATGTTGTGGTCCTGTCATACTCTGATAGTCACCTCCATTCTTCTTGTACCACCAGGTGTAACTCTGCACAGGTGGGTTGGCatcactgctgcaggtcagagtcactgaactgccctccactatttcaccagagggactgactgacactgagGTGTTCTTCGGTTTATCTGATTTAAAAGACCAAACATTTTATCAAAGCAATATTAGcaattagtattttttttaaatttgtgtTCTAAAATTATTGATAAAGTCTCATTTACCTGAATTTACATGATACTTGCTAAGTAGAATACTGTACTATTGTACTGTACTCACACACTGCAGGAGAGCTGAGATCCTCATGGCCTTTTACAGTACAGGAGTAACTGTCTGCATCCTCACTGCTGATGGAGTACATGGGGGAGGAGTCCTCTTTTATAGGTTGTCTGTTCCTGTACCAGATGTAGGTGGGGTTGTCAGTCAGAGTACAGGTGGTGATACAGGTCAGTGTCttctgtccctctgcagcaggagTCACCTTCACCTGCAGACCTGAAACAATATGTATAAAACCACATACACCTCTGTGTTAACAGGATGGTTAATATAGTTATCCTGTAATTCATTATGATTTACAGTTGTATCATACAGGGTAGTATTACCTGTGACAGACAGAGTTGTTCCTGGGAAACTCTGACCCCATTCAAAGTTGTATGTTTTAAAAGTGAAGCGAAACTCAGCTGAGTCCTCCTCTCTCAGATCTGTGATTCTCAGGGTGAAGGGACCTTCGTTTCTCCTTGTCTCTTTGTCAGGGTACTTCACACGACCTGCATACCCTGGGTCTGTGGTGAGGTCTTCAGGGGTCGACTTATCACTTCTAAACCAGAATGATGATGTGGTGTAATAATAACCAACATAAGTACAGGATATGTCCACTGTTGACCCCTTCAAGACACAGATTCTCCTCTTGGTGTAAGTCACTCTGTTGCAGCTCTGACCCTGAAAACCTGAAACACAGTGACATAACAAGAGGTCAATTGGATTGTGTTCTCAGTTCTTTCTAGAGATGCTCAAAGTTCTCAAGTTCTCATAGTGAAACCAACACACAGTATAATGTATTAAATTAACACTCACACACTGCAGGAGAGTGAAGGTCCTCATGACCTTTTACAGCACAGGAGTAGCTGTCCACAGCATTAGGGTAGACTGAGTAGGGAGAAGTGTTGTCAGTTACTATCTGTCCGTTCTTGTACCAGATGTAGGTGGGGCTACCAGTCAGAACACAGGTGGTGATACAGGTCAGTGTATTATACTCTGAAAACTGTTCAGGAGTCACCTTCACCTGAAAACCTGAATTAAAGGAGTGCAAAAACAGATTACATCGTTTACAATTAATGATTCATTTCCTGACTCTTCAAAACTGTATAATGTGCTATGCAGTGTTACCTGTGACAGAGTACATACATCTATGACGTTGTCTGTAATTTCTATGTAATGATGAATATGGAAGTATTACCCTTCTCATTGACCTTAAATGACTGATACTTCTTAAGTAGAATCCTAATTTCATTCAGACTCACAAACTACAGGAGAGCGTAGAGCCTCGTGACCTTCAACAGCACAGGAGTAAATGTCCACAGTAGAATCCCAGACCATCAGCATATTACTAGAGGGTTGTTGGGAAGTGGGCTCATCTAGACGTTGTCCGTTCTTGTACCAGATGTAGGTGGGGTTGTCAGtcagagtacaggtggtgctacaggtcagtgtcttctgtccctctgcagcaggagTCACCTTCACCTGCAGACCTGAAACAATATGTATAAAACCACATACACCTCTGTGTTAACAGGAGGGTTAATTTATTTATCATGTAATTCATTATGATTTACAGTTGTATCATACAGTGTAGTATTTATTACCTGTGACAGACAGAGTTGTTCCTGGGAAACTCTGACCCCATTTAAAGTTGTATGTTTTAAAAGTGAAGCGATACTCAGCTGAGTCCTCCTCTCTCAGATCTGTGATTCTCAGGGAGGAGGGACCTCTGTATGTTCCAGGGTACTCCACACGACCTGCATACCCTGGTTCTGTGGTTAGGTCTTCAGGGGTCGACTTATCACTTCTAAACCAGAATGATGATGTGGTGGAATAATAACCAACATAAGTACAGGATATGTCCACTGTTGACCCCTTCAGGGCACAGATTCTCCTCTTGGTGTAAGTCACTCTGTTGCAGCTCTGACCCTGAACACCTGAAACATAAAGAGGGCATTATTTACACAGTGGAATCGTGAGCGTCACTAATCTAAAGTAGTTAAGCCATCCTGTCTTGTCAAAGTGTTGCAGTCACAACTGTGA
This genomic stretch from Oncorhynchus clarkii lewisi isolate Uvic-CL-2024 chromosome 13, UVic_Ocla_1.0, whole genome shotgun sequence harbors:
- the LOC139424359 gene encoding Fc receptor-like protein 5 isoform X2; the protein is MALRTAGSVLVVFLWSVAVVLGQNGWSVKYTTQRICVLKGSTVDLFCSYTYPRGTVTTTLWFTKMEAGVEPKDLGQDPEYAGRLEYHGDKKKDCTLRITDLRERDSATYKFRFITDQTRGKYYGDPGVTLSVTALQVKVTPAAKGQKTLTCSTTCTLSNPKPTYIWYKNGQHLHESTSPQYKYSVYSNSKDSYSCAVKGHEDLHSPAVCVQGQSCNRVTYTKRRICALKGSTVDISCTYVGYYSTTSSFWFRSDKSTPEDLTTEPGYAGRVEYPGTYRGPSSLRITDLREEDSAEYRFTFKTYNFKWGQSFPGTTLSVTGLQVKVTPAAEGQKTLTCSTTCTLTDNPTYIWYKNGQRLDEPTSQQPSSNMLMVWDSTVDIYSCAVEGHEALRSPVVCFQVKVTPEQFSEYNTLTCITTCVLTGSPTYIWYKNGQIVTDNTSPYSVYPNAVDSYSCAVKGHEDLHSPAVCFQGQSCNRVTYTKRRICVLKGSTVDISCTYVGYYYTTSSFWFRSDKSTPEDLTTDPGYAGRVKYPDKETRRNEGPFTLRITDLREEDSAEFRFTFKTYNFEWGQSFPGTTLSVTGLQVKVTPAAEGQKTLTCITTCTLTDNPTYIWYRNRQPIKEDSSPMYSISSEDADSYSCTVKGHEDLSSPAVYKPKNTSVSVSPSGEIVEGSSVTLTCSSDANPPVQSYTWWYKKNGGDYQSMTGPQHVFNQIQSSDTGEYYCVSQNEMGTDRSRTINMDVKYKPKSTSVSVSPSGEIVEGSSVTLTCSSDANPPVDKYTWYKKNVTSPKASGQSYSITNIISEDRGEYYCEAENKYGRLNSSSVSVDVQYGPKITSVSVSPSGEIVEGSSVTLTCSSDANPPVDKYTWYFQNETFLNGCGQMYNISNFKSKDNGHYHCEAWNRRGSRNSTALMIILPGEQTSVLTAAVGIIVVVLVLILCLSGLMWFRKKASISTSDTRDTSENVQGDSSPVYENVSNMAVTPTAAQTAATVDQDDVHYASVHFSRSKNQEVPLYSTVQLCKPQKQEEDVQYDAVKFNCPSNANR
- the LOC139424359 gene encoding Fc receptor-like protein 5 isoform X1, which encodes MALRTAGSVLVVFLWSVAVVLGQNGWSVKYTTQRICVLKGSTVDLFCSYTYPRGTVTTTLWFTKMEAGVEPKDLGQDPEYAGRLEYHGDKKKDCTLRITDLRERDSATYKFRFITDQTRGKYYGDPGVTLSVTALQVKVTPAAKGQKTLTCSTTCTLSNPKPTYIWYKNGQHLHESTSPQYKYSVYSNSKDSYSCAVKGHEDLHSPAVCVQGQSCNRVTYTKRRICALKGSTVDISCTYVGYYSTTSSFWFRSDKSTPEDLTTEPGYAGRVEYPGTYRGPSSLRITDLREEDSAEYRFTFKTYNFKWGQSFPGTTLSVTGLQVKVTPAAEGQKTLTCSTTCTLTDNPTYIWYKNGQRLDEPTSQQPSSNMLMVWDSTVDIYSCAVEGHEALRSPVVCFQVKVTPEQFSEYNTLTCITTCVLTGSPTYIWYKNGQIVTDNTSPYSVYPNAVDSYSCAVKGHEDLHSPAVCFQGQSCNRVTYTKRRICVLKGSTVDISCTYVGYYYTTSSFWFRSDKSTPEDLTTDPGYAGRVKYPDKETRRNEGPFTLRITDLREEDSAEFRFTFKTYNFEWGQSFPGTTLSVTGLQVKVTPAAEGQKTLTCITTCTLTDNPTYIWYRNRQPIKEDSSPMYSISSEDADSYSCTVKGHEDLSSPAVYKPKNTSVSVSPSGEIVEGSSVTLTCSSDANPPVQSYTWWYKKNGGDYQSMTGPQHVFNQIQSSDTGEYYCVSQNEMGTDRSRTINMDVKYKPKSTSVSVSPSGEIVEGSSVTLTCSSDANPPVDKYTWYKKNVTSPKASGQSYSITNIISEDRGEYYCEAENKYGRLNSSSVSVDVQYGPKITSVSVSPSGEIVEGSSVTLTCSSDANPPVDKYTWYFQNETFLNGCGQMYNISNFKSKDNGHYHCEAWNRRGSRNSTALMIILPGEQTSVLTAAVGIIVVVLVLILCLSGLMWFRKKASISTSDTRDTSENVQGDSSPVYENVSNMAVTPTAAQTAATVDQDDVHYASVHFSRSKNQEVPLYSTVQLCKPQKQEEDVQYDAVKFNCPSNANRPTAAQAAEEDSSVLYSTVN